One Mercurialis annua linkage group LG3, ddMerAnnu1.2, whole genome shotgun sequence DNA window includes the following coding sequences:
- the LOC126672990 gene encoding uncharacterized protein LOC126672990 codes for MSTPTENQNSPSLAIEIPLIHTEDGQTNSTLNLSKFLSRLETFLTLFGYCQSSFVSLVLSWISFLLLGIVLPVFLIKLSASAKFDKYQINTFEFQILVFQSLSAAISLLCISHNLRKYGVRNFLFVDRFHGHSKEFHQDYADKIYEFFKLLAIWVSPCLFLKIAREVFRLIYVHHDPLWESAAILTGLIVSWTYSTIIYLSGCALFNLLCNLQVVHFDNYGKLLEKDMDVLVYIEEHIRLTHHLSKISHRFRIFFIFELLVVTASQIVALFQTTGNKTIINLVNGGDFLISSVAELVGLIICLHAAAKTTHRAQGVSSVASKWHALVTCTSSNSNTDLEAPSTGGPLRASYSQSDLQSVDYVPLPTNSQLSSSSQSFNMRQSFVAYLQSNAGGFSVFGWMIDRPLINTIFFLEISFVMFVLGKTLIYTPN; via the exons ATGTCCACTCCCACAGAGAATCAAAACTCACCATCACTAGCCATTGAAATCCCTCTGATACACACAGAAGATGGTCAAACCAACAGCACCCTTAATCTCTCCAAGTTTCTCAGCCGTTTAGAGACTTTTCTAACGTTGTTTGGTTACTGTCAAAGCTCATTTGTAAGCTTAGTACTGTCATGGATCTCTTTTTTGCTTCTGGGTATTGTTCTTCCTGTGTTTTTGATCAAACTCTCGGCTTCTGCAAAGTTTGATAAGTACCAGATTAATACCTTTGAGTTTCAGATTCTGGTGTTTCAGTCTCTCAGTGCTGCTATTTCTCTTCTTTGCATATCTCATAACTTGAGAAAGTATGGTGTTAGAAACTTTCTGTTTGTGGATAGGTTTCATGGTCATTCCAAGGAGTTTCATCAAGATTATGCTGACAAGATTTAT GAATTCTTCAAGTTGTTGGCAATATGGGTGTCCCCATGTTTATTTCTAAAGATTGCTCGTGAGGTCTTTCGTCTGATCTATGTTCATCATGATCCTTTGTGGGAATCTGCTGCTATACTGACTGGCTTGATTGTCTCATGGACTTACTCCACCATTATCTATCTATCCGGCTGTGCTTTATTCAACCTGCTCTGCAATTTACAAGTCGTACACTTCGACAATTATGGAAAGTTATTAGAGAAAGATATGGATGTTCTGGTTTATATAGAGGAACACATTCGTCTAACGCATCATTTGTCGAAGATCAGCCACAGGTTTCGAATCTTCTTCATTTTCGAGCTTTTGGTAGTGACTGCTAGCCAGATTGTGGCTCTGTTTCAAACCACAGGcaacaaaacaattatcaacCTCGTAAATGGTGGCGATTTTTTA ATATCTTCAGTGGCGGAGCTTGTTGGATTAATAATATGCCTACATGCAGCTGCAAAGACTACGCATAGAGCTCAAGGTGTTTCATCAGTTGCTTCGAAATGGCATGCTTTAGTTACTTGCACCTCAAGCAATAGTAATACAGATTTAGAAGCTCCAAGTACCGGCGGTCCACTGCGAGCGAGTTACTCTCAAAGTGATCTTCAGTCAGTTGACTACGTGCCACTGCCTACAAATTCCCAACTCAGTTCATCAAGTCAATCTTTTAACATGAGACAATCTTTTG TGGCATATCTACAGAGCAATGCTGGTGGGTTTTCTGTGTTTGGATGGATGATCGACCGGCCACTCATTAACACCATCTTTTTCCTTGAGATCTCGTTTGTCATGTTTGTGCTCGGCAAGACCCTAATTTACACTCCCAATTAA
- the LOC126672987 gene encoding malate synthase, glyoxysomal, with amino-acid sequence MMDYGTYGHSAPTKKTTPGYDVPEGVDIRGRYDEEFAKILTKDALQFVADLQREFRPRIRYAMECRMEAKRRYNGGGLPGFDPATAYIRESDWSCAPVPPAVADRRVEITGPVERKMVINALNSGAKVFMADFEDALAPTWENLIRGQVNLRDAVNGTISFHDKARNRVYKLNDQIAKLFVRPRGWHLPEAHILIDGQPATGCLVDFGLYFYHNYAAFRRGQGAGYGPFFYLPKMEHSREAKMWNCVFEKAEKMAGIERGSIRATVLIETLPAVFQMNEILYELRDHSVGLNCGRWDYIFSYVKTFQAHPDRLLPDRVQVGMTQHFMRSYSDLLISTCHRRGVHAMGGMAAQILIRDDRAANDAALELVKKDKLREVKAGHDGTWAAHPGLIPACMEVFTNNMGNAPHQIQSMKRQDAANLTEDDLIQRPRGHRTLEGLRLNTRVGIQYLAAWLTGTGSVPLYNLMEDAATAEISRVQNWQWLKYGVELDGDGLGVKVTTELFGRVVEDEMARIEKEVGKEKFKKGMYKEACKMFTRQCTAATLDDFLTLDAYNNIVIHYPKASSRL; translated from the exons ATGATGGATTACGGTACTTATGGTCACTCTGCACCGACCAAGAAGACAACTCCAGGCTACGATGTTCCTGAAGGAGTGGACATTCGAGGCAGATACGATGAAGAGTTTGCCAAGATTCTGACAAAGGATGCTTTGCAATTCGTTGCTGATTTGCAACGTGAGTTTAGACCGAGGATTCGGTATGCCATGGAGTGTCGCATGGAGGCTAAGAGGAGGTACAATGGCGGAGGGTTACCAGGGTTTGATCCTGCTACTGCTTATATTAGAGAAAGTGATTGGAGCTGTGCACCTGTTCCTCCGGCTGTTGCTGATCGGAGAGTTGAGATTACTGGACCTGTTGAGAGGAAAATGGTCATCAATGCTCTCAATTCTGGTGCTAAAGTTTTCATG GCTGACTTTGAAGATGCACTGGCACCAACCTGGGAAAATCTGATAAGAGGACAAGTTAATTTAAGGGATGCTGTTAATGGAACTATAAGCTTCCATGACAAGGCAAGAAACAGAGTTTATAAGCTTAATGATCAGATAGCAAAGCTTTTTGTTCGTCCGAGAGGCTGGCATCTACCGGAGGCTCACATTTTAATCGATGGTCAGCCTGCAACTGGTTGCCTTGTGGATTTTGGCCTTTACTTTTACCATAACTATGCAGCTTTCCGCCGGGGCCAAGGCGCTGGCTATGGACCGTTCTTCTATCTTCCCAAAATGGAGCACTCAAG GGAAGCTAAGATGTGGAACTGTGTATTTGAGAAGGCAGAGAAGATGGCCGGAATTGAAAGAGGAAGCATTAGGGCTACTGTTCTGATCGAAACGCTTCCCGCTGTGTTTCAAATGAATGAAATCCTGTATGAGCTGAGGGATCACTCGGTTGGGTTGAATTGTGGAAGATGGGACTATATTTTTAGCTATGTTAAGACATTCCAGGCTCACCCTGACCGTCTGCTGCCTGACAGAGTTCAGGTTGGCATGACTCAGCACTTCATGAGGAGTTACTCTGATCTCCTCATTTCGACATGCCATAGGCGCGGTGTTCACGCCATGGGAGGCATG GCAGCTCAAATTCTGATCAGAGATGATCGAGCAGCGAACGATGCAGCTCTAGAACTAGTTAAAAAGGACAAGCTGAGAGAAGTGAAAGCCGGACACGACGGAACATGGGCAGCACACCCTGGACTAATCCCAGCATGCATGGAAGTATTCACAAACAACATGGGAAACGCCCCACACCAAATCCAATCCATGAAACGACAAGACGCTGCAAATCTAACCGAAGACGACCTAATCCAAAGGCCGCGAGGACATCGCACACTCGAAGGCCTCCGTCTAAACACTCGAGTCGGAATTCAGTACTTAGCAGCATGGCTGACAGGAACAGGCTCAGTGCCACTTTACAATCTGATGGAAGATGCAGCAACTGCTGAGATTAGCAGAGTTCAGAACTGGCAGTGGCTCAAATACGGAGTCGAGTTGGACGGAGACGGATTAGGAGTGAAAGTGACAACCGAGCTGTTCGGTAGAGTTGTCGAAGATGAAATGGCTAGGATTGAAAAAGAAGTTGGGAAAGAAAAATTCAAGAAAGGAATGTACAAGGAAGCTTGCAAGATGTTTACAAGGCAATGCACAGCAGCAACTCTGGATGATTTTCTCACTTTGGATGCTTATAATAATATTGTCATCCATTATCCTAAGGCATCATCTAGGCTTTGA
- the LOC126672985 gene encoding cyclin-dependent kinase G-2 translates to MAAGRVDVSRRRGINGYDSNHFNPYKNGEHGVGYKNGYHNSSSSRNIISGRNRVSSCREIEREFREFRPRYGLEDGEIPSSEDGIQLPLEKKRKFSPVIWDVEDKVALMQKAVTTSGTIKIATNSVASEEAAPAELEPVSDEGCRTASPFDANGSGSLSPAMLSFFCQEKNETDDQNQTQGLEEEEFAEARHISMSRWASDSDSPTNANLSDDEGAPGETICRKESIGQDSSDDRLPSSKSIERGCSSGSSDPLEDSENTIINEDLMDVDRIKDGNDDAKQMDDSCCQVEGSGVADGRSFDMLEGCRSVYEYERLNEINEGTYGKVYKGLDKKTGQHVALKKVKLDVRKDKSLEEYGFPITSLREINILLSFQHPSIVNVKEVVVGGLDSVYMVMEYMEHDLKGFMQARKHPFSTSEVKCLMLQLLEGVKYLHDNWVLHRDLKTSNLLLNNEGDLKICDFGMSRQYGSPLKPYTSLVVTLWYRAPELLLGSKQYSTAIDMWSVGCIMAEMLSKEPLFKGNNEINQLSKIFGILGTPNEGIWPGFSKLPGAKANFIKQPYNFLRKKFPATSFTGAPYLSDLGLDLLTRLLTYDPEKRLTVDEALNHGWFCEVPLATCKELMPTLPPQHAKNRIVSLNRKRIDSCNLVGDNSFLY, encoded by the exons ATGGCGGCAGGACGAGTCGATGTGTCGAGGAGAAGGGGTATTAATGGTTACGACAGTAATCATTTTAATCCATACAAGAATGGAGAACATGGTGTGGGGTATAAGAATGGCTACCATAATTCCTCAAGTTCCCGAAATATTATTTCGGGAAGAAATAGGGTTAGCAGTTGTAGAGAGATAGAAAGGGAATTCCGAGAATTTCGTCCGAGATATGGCCTTGAGGATGGTGAGATACCAAGCAGTGAAGATGGGATTCAGCTTCCTTTGgagaagaaaaggaagttctccCCTGTTATTTGGGATGTTGAAGATAAAGTAGCTTTGATGCAGAAAGCCGTGACAACAAGTGGAACTATAAAAATTGCTACAAACTCGGTTGCCTCTGAGGAGGCGGCCCCAGCTGAATTGGAACCTGTTTCAGATGAGGGTTGTAGAACAGCAAGTCCATTTGATGCTAATGGATCTGGATCTCTCTCTCCAGCAATGTTGTCCTTCTTCTGTCAAGAGAAGAATGAAACTGATGACCAAAATCAGACCCAAGGTCTGGAGGAGGAAGAGTTTGCTGAGGCACGACACATATCCATGTCTCGATGGGCATCTGACAGTGATTCTCCAACGAATGCAAATCTATCTGATGATGAAGGTGCCCCTGGAGAAACTATATGCAGAAAGGAATCAATTGGTCAGGACTCCAGTGATGATAGATTGCCATCCTCTAAATCTATTGAAAGAGGTTGCAGTTCAGGGTCTTCTGATCCATTAGAAGACTCTGAAAATACAATAATCAATGAAGATCTCATGGATGTTGACAGGATCAAGGATGGGAATGACGATGCAAAACAAATGGATGATAGTTGCTGTCAAGTCGAAGGGTCTGGTGTTGCTGACGGGAGAAGTTTCGATATGCTGGAGGGTTGTCGAAGTGTGTATGAGTATGAGAGACTCAATGAAATTAATGAAGGTACTTATGGTAAAGTGTACAAAGGATTGGATAAGAAGACCGGACAACACGTAGCTCTGAAGAAAGTTAAGTTGGATGTACGAAAAGATAAGAGTCTAGAAGAATATGGCTTCCCTATAACATCCTTGCGTGAAATTAACATTCTATTGTCTTTTCAGCATCCTTCAATTGTGAATGTTAAAGAAGTTGTTGTAGGTGGCCTTGATAGTGTTTATATGGTGATGGAGTACATGGAACATGATCTGAAGGGGTTCATGCAGGCTAGAAAGCATCCCTTTAGTACCAGTGAAGTAAAGTGCTTGATGCTGCAGTTGTTGGAAGGCGTCAAATATCTTCATGATAACTGGGTACTTCATAGAGATTTAAAGACGTCTAATCTTCTTTTAAACAATGAAGGAGACTTGAAAATATGCGACTTTGGGATGTCACGCCAATATGGGAGTCCGTTGAAGCCATATACATCTCTTGTGGTTACTTTGTGGTACAG GGCACCTGAACTACTTCTAGGATCAAAGCAGTATTCTACAGCTATTGACATGTGGTCAGTGGGCTGTATAATGGCTGAAATGTTGTCTAAAGAACCTTTGTTCAAAGGGAACAATGAAATCAATCAGCTTTCCAag ATTTTTGGAATTCTGGGCACACCAAATGAGGGTATTTGGCCGGGATTTTCTAAATTGCCTGGAGCTAAAGCAAATTTTATTAAGCAGCC GTATAATTTTTTGCGGAAAAAGTTCCCAGCAACATCTTTTACAGGAGCACCTTATCTTTCAGATTTGGGATTGGATTTGTTAACTAGACTTTTAACTTACGACCCGGAGAAG AGACTAACAGTTGATGAAGCCTTGAATCATGGTTGGTTCTGTGAAGTACCTTTAGCAACATGTAAAGAACTAATGCCTACTCTTCCCCCTCAGCATGCAAAAAACAG GATTGTGTCTCTCAACCgaaagagaattgattcatgCAATCTCGTTGGAGATAATTCTTtcttgtattga
- the LOC126672988 gene encoding 4-coumarate--CoA ligase-like 9 produces MAPNFDPATGFCSETKTFHSFRPSTPLPPADESISIAKYAVSLLLSSEDCNPDTSTFLIDPNTDESLTFTQFLNRTNSLSLSLRTRFSLAPNDVAYILSPNSLHLPVLYFALLSLGVTISPASPLGSNSDVTHQTQLIKPKIAFATSQTAHKIPSLPLGTILIDSPEFLSFLNRSEADTCYANVKQSDVAAILYSSGTTGKVKAVRLTHRNIIALISGFYYTRGHLDPNEPEPEPESESVSYFTLPMFHIFGLFMFIRAFSVGETVVLMERFDFEGMLRAVEKYKVSFMPVSPPLIVALVKSELTKKYDLSSLSLLGCGGAALGKDVTDRFKEKFPNVEISQGYGLTESGGGATRMIGPGEFNQHGSVGKLAENMEAKIVDIVTGEALPPGRRGELWLRGPTIMNGYVGDEKATAETLDSEGWLKTGDLCYFDSEGFLYIVDRLKELIKYKAYQVPPVELEQLLQSNPEIVDAAVIPYPDEEAGQIPMAYIVRKPGSNITEAQVMDFVAKQVAPYKKIRRVAFINAIPKSPAGKILRRELVDLALSAPSSKL; encoded by the exons ATGGCACCGAATTTCGATCCAGCCACTGGTTTTTGCAGTGAAACCAAAACTTTTCACAGTTTTAGACCGTCAACTCCATTACCGCCGGCCGACGAATCTATTTCCATCGCTAAATACGCCGTCTCCCTTCTCCTTTCTTCGGAGGATTGTAACCCAGATACATCAACTTTTCTTATCGACCCAAACACCGACGAGTCGTTAACCTTCACTCAGTTTCTTAACCGAACCAACTCGCTATCCTTATCACTCAGAACTCGGTTCTCTTTGGCTCCAAATGACGTCGCTTATATTCTCTCTCCGAATTCACTTCATCTTCCTGTTCTTTACTTCGCCCTTCTGTCACTCGGTGTCACTATTTCTCCCGCTAGCCCACTCGGTTCGAACTCGGATGTAACTCATCAAACTCAACTCATCAAGCCTAAGATAGCCTTCGCCACCTCACAAACAGCTCATAAAATTCCCTCTCTACCCTTGGGGACAATTCTGATTGACTCGCCGGAGTTTTTATCCTTTCTTAACCGGTCGGAAGCTGACACGTGTTATGCGAATGTGAAACAGTCTGACGTGGCAGCTATTCTTTATTCTTCAGGCACAACTGGGAAAGTCAAAGCTGTAAGGCTGACTCACCGGAACATCATCGCGTTAATATCCGGGTTTTATTACACCAGAGGTCACCTTGACCCGAATGAACCGGAACCTGAACCCGAATCGGAGTCGGTATCTTATTTTACGTTGCCTATGTTTCATATTTTCGGGTTGTTTATGTTCATACGGGCATTTTCTGTTGGGGAGACTGTGGTTCTAATGGAAAGATTTGACTTTGAAGGAATGTTGAGAGCTGTTGAAAAGTATAAGGTTAGTTTCATGCCGGTTTCTCCGCCGTTGATCGTGGCTTTGGTTAAATCGGAGCTGACTAAAAAGTATGATCTGAGCTCTTTGTCGCTGTTGGGGTGCGGCGGAGCTGCTTTAGGCAAGGATGTTACTGATAGGTTCAAGGAAAAATTTCCTAACGTGGAGATTTCTCAG GGATATGGGCTGACTGAGAGCGGAGGTGGGGCGACAAGGATGATAGGTCCCGGAGAGTTCAACCAGCATGGTTCTGTTGGTAAGTTAGCTGAAAATATGGAAGCCAAGATTGTTGATATTGTGACTGGGGAAGCCTTGCCTCCTGGTCGGAGAGGGGAGCTTTGGTTGCGAGGGCCTACTATCATGAACG GTTATGTAGGAGATGAGAAGGCAACTGCTGAAACCTTGGATTCAGAAGGTTGGTTAAAAACTGGAGATCTTTGTTATTTCGACTCAGAGGGGTTCCTTTATATTGTTGATAGGCTGAAGGAACTGATAAAATACAAGGCATATCAG GTTCCTCCAGTTGAATTGGAACAGTTACTTCAGTCCAATCCTGAAATTGTTGATGCTGCTGTCATTCC ATATCCTGATGAAGAGGCAGGACAAATTCCCATGGCCTATATAGTAAGAAAACCAGGATCCAATATAACTGAAGCTCAAGTTATGGACTTCGTTGCAAAACAG GTTGCACCATATAAGAAGATAAGAAGAGTAGCTTTCATCAATGCAATTCCAAAATCTCCTGCAGGAAAGATCCTGAGAAGGGAATTGGTAGATCTTGCTCTCTCCGCTCCTTCTTCCAAATTATGA